One part of the Lycium ferocissimum isolate CSIRO_LF1 chromosome 8, AGI_CSIRO_Lferr_CH_V1, whole genome shotgun sequence genome encodes these proteins:
- the LOC132067928 gene encoding LOW QUALITY PROTEIN: myb family transcription factor PHL8-like (The sequence of the model RefSeq protein was modified relative to this genomic sequence to represent the inferred CDS: inserted 2 bases in 1 codon): MALQMAQQSKDMNLVLSSDAKPRLKWTPDLHQRFVDAVAQLGGPDKATPKSLMRVMNIHGLTLYHLKSHLQKYRLGKSQVTGQSFDENKQEDSDQLSLGVCDGSQNQMNESLQISQALQMQMEVQRKLHQQIEVQRHLQLRIEAQGKYLQSVLKKAQETLAGYGTSTVGVELAKAELSQLVSMVNMGCCPSSSLSAITEIDGSISKYTETKKSKGRIMSSLESSLTSSESSARKEDQSDTTWNKNTSIGLSLNQEVREKKRSRKNICVEQPSAKRFSEKFDLNXKCPNEYDENGPKFIDLNCKEVEQFNDYS; this comes from the exons ATGGCTCTTCAAATGGCACAACAAAGTAAGGATATGAACTTAGTTTTGTCAAGTGATGCCAAGCCTAGACTAAAGTGGACTCCTGATCTCCACCAACGATTCGTCGATGCAGTTGCTCAACTAGGAGGTCCAGACA AGGCTACCCCAAAATCATTGATGAGAGTGATGAACATTCATGGGCTAACTTTATATCACCTCAAGAGTCATTTGCAG AAATATCGTCTCGGGAAAAGTCAGGTGACTGGTCAATCATTTGATGAAAACAAACAAGAAG ACAGTGATCAGTTATCTCTCGGAGTTTGTGATGGATCTCAGAATCAGATGAATGA GAGTTTGCAAATATCTCAAGCTTTACAAATGCAAATGGAAGTACAGAGGAAACTTCATCAACAGATTGAG gTGCAAAGACATTTACAACTGAGGATTGAAGCTCAAGGCAAGTATTTACAGTCAGTACTAAAGAAAGCACAGGAAACACTGGCAGGATATGGTACTTCTACAGTTGGAGTTGAACTTGCTAAAGCTGAACTCTCTCAATTAGTTTCAATGGTTAACATGGGCTGTTGTCCAAGTTCTTCATTGTCAGCCATAACAGAAATTGATGGTTCAATCTCAAAATACACAGAGACGAAAAAATCTAAAGGCAGAATCATGTCTTCGCTTGAAAGTTCTTTAACATCATCTGAGAGCTCAGCAAGAAAAGAAGATCAAAGTGATACAACATGGAACAAAAATACTTCTATTGGTCTCTCATTAAATCAAGAAgttagagaaaaaaagaggagcAGAAAAAACATTTGTGTTGAACAACCATCTGCTAAAAGATTTTCggagaaatttgatttgaa aaaGTGCCCAAATGAGTATGATGAAAATGGTCCCAAGTTTATAGACTTGAACTGCAAGGAAGTAGAACAATTCAATGACTATAGTTAG